Proteins encoded together in one Fundidesulfovibrio soli window:
- a CDS encoding XdhC family aldehyde oxidoreductase maturation factor, with protein MTDLLKTLGLWLSEGKPVASATIVTHEGSTPRSAGSKMIVRPGGEMFGTVGGGLVEARVLQAAARVLGDGVPVIMDFDLTGELAAGADMVCGGKLRVFLERIEPGAEAALYAELLRRVEQGERVLLAVPMGGGPRALIPARGDALGARLPQGLLEGALQAGKDIRAPVVFEALEERWFLEPWAGPSPLYIAGAGHVSRPTARVASMTGFRVTVMDDRPEFANRNRFPEAHEIIVEDMRACLQDKPIGPDASVVIVTRGHAGDADVLAQALRTQAGYIGMIGSRRKRDSVYGKLRAQGFTDADFDRVRCPIGLDIGAETPEEIAVSILAELIQARAARGAA; from the coding sequence ATGACAGACCTGCTCAAGACGCTCGGCCTCTGGCTTTCGGAAGGCAAGCCCGTCGCATCGGCCACCATCGTCACCCATGAGGGCTCCACTCCCCGCTCCGCCGGGAGCAAGATGATCGTGCGCCCAGGCGGGGAGATGTTCGGCACCGTGGGCGGCGGCCTGGTGGAGGCCAGGGTGCTCCAGGCCGCGGCCCGGGTGCTGGGCGACGGCGTGCCCGTGATCATGGATTTCGACCTCACCGGAGAGCTTGCGGCCGGGGCGGATATGGTCTGCGGGGGCAAGCTGCGCGTTTTCCTGGAGCGCATCGAGCCAGGTGCCGAAGCCGCGCTCTACGCCGAGCTGCTGCGCCGGGTGGAGCAAGGCGAGCGCGTGCTGCTGGCCGTGCCCATGGGCGGCGGCCCGCGCGCCTTGATTCCCGCGCGCGGAGACGCCCTGGGCGCCCGGTTGCCCCAGGGGCTGCTGGAGGGCGCGCTCCAGGCCGGGAAGGACATCCGCGCCCCGGTGGTCTTCGAGGCCCTGGAGGAGCGCTGGTTCCTGGAGCCCTGGGCCGGGCCGTCGCCGCTCTACATCGCCGGAGCCGGGCACGTTTCGCGCCCCACGGCCAGGGTGGCGTCCATGACCGGGTTTCGCGTCACGGTCATGGACGACAGGCCGGAGTTCGCCAACCGGAACCGCTTCCCCGAGGCCCACGAGATCATCGTGGAGGACATGCGCGCCTGCCTACAGGACAAGCCGATCGGGCCGGACGCCTCCGTGGTCATCGTCACGCGCGGGCATGCGGGCGACGCCGACGTGCTGGCCCAGGCCCTGCGCACCCAGGCGGGCTACATCGGCATGATCGGCAGCCGCCGCAAGCGCGACAGCGTGTACGGCAAGCTGCGCGCCCAAGGCTTCACGGACGCCGATTTCGATCGCGTGCGTTGCCCCATCGGGCTGGACATCGGGGC
- a CDS encoding sigma-54 interaction domain-containing protein, with the protein MSKDDFIDTLLSAHMDSILDTLGDGVYITDRDGVTLKVNTMYEKLTGLKREDILGRNVRELKKSGVYNTALNPEIVATGKPVTRVQTNMHDRRMVLSGYPIFDEEGAVTLVVTYARDITMMSQMKDQIAEQRELIEKYHKNFDYFNKAKTQQTPIVVTSAVMTRLVEQIQRIAPTDATVLLLGETGVGKDVVARKMHGLSSRHDRPFFKVDCASIPENLIESELFGYVPGAFSGALTKGKIGFFELADKGTIFLDEIGELPQIMQSKLLRVLQDQEVVRVGSTQAKKVDVRIVAATNRDLAEEVRKGTFRSDLYYRLRVAVLNIPPLRDRPEDILPLTRTFLERFTARYRKRLVLSHAVEEAMKNYRWPGNVRELENMIQSLVITCEKDVVELGDLPGAMLDDQKPTVLAASLACHIDNAAGRPLKEIMAEIERGLIRDALEAHGSVTKVARMFGVNRTTIFRKLHMNDEQPG; encoded by the coding sequence CGCGCACATGGACAGCATTCTCGATACTCTGGGGGATGGGGTCTACATCACGGACAGGGACGGGGTGACCCTCAAGGTCAACACCATGTACGAGAAGCTCACGGGCCTCAAACGCGAGGACATCCTCGGGCGCAACGTGCGCGAGCTCAAGAAGAGCGGGGTGTACAACACGGCCCTGAACCCGGAGATCGTGGCCACGGGCAAGCCCGTGACCCGCGTGCAGACCAACATGCACGACCGGCGCATGGTGCTCAGCGGCTATCCGATCTTCGACGAGGAGGGAGCCGTCACCCTGGTGGTCACCTACGCCCGCGACATCACCATGATGTCGCAAATGAAGGACCAGATCGCGGAGCAGCGCGAACTCATCGAAAAATACCATAAGAATTTCGACTATTTCAACAAAGCCAAGACCCAGCAGACGCCCATCGTCGTCACGAGCGCGGTGATGACCCGCCTGGTGGAACAGATCCAGCGCATCGCGCCGACCGACGCCACCGTGCTGCTGCTCGGGGAAACCGGCGTCGGCAAGGACGTGGTCGCGCGTAAGATGCACGGCCTGTCCTCCCGGCACGACAGGCCGTTCTTCAAGGTGGACTGCGCCTCGATCCCCGAGAACCTGATCGAGTCCGAGCTGTTCGGCTATGTGCCCGGGGCCTTTTCAGGCGCGCTGACCAAGGGCAAGATCGGCTTTTTCGAGTTGGCCGACAAAGGGACCATCTTCCTGGACGAGATCGGGGAGCTGCCCCAGATCATGCAGTCCAAGCTTTTGCGCGTGCTCCAGGACCAGGAGGTGGTCCGGGTGGGCTCCACCCAGGCCAAGAAGGTGGACGTGCGCATCGTGGCCGCCACCAACCGGGACCTGGCCGAGGAGGTGCGCAAAGGCACCTTCCGCAGCGACCTCTACTACCGGCTGCGGGTTGCCGTGCTGAACATCCCGCCCCTGCGCGACCGCCCAGAGGACATCCTGCCCCTGACGCGCACCTTCCTGGAGCGGTTCACGGCCCGCTACCGCAAGCGCCTGGTGCTGTCCCACGCCGTGGAGGAGGCCATGAAGAACTACCGCTGGCCGGGCAACGTGCGCGAACTGGAGAACATGATCCAGAGCCTGGTCATCACCTGCGAGAAAGACGTGGTGGAGTTGGGCGACCTGCCCGGAGCCATGCTGGACGACCAGAAACCCACGGTGCTGGCCGCCTCACTGGCCTGCCACATCGACAACGCCGCGGGCAGGCCCCTCAAGGAGATCATGGCCGAAATCGAGCGCGGCCTGATCCGGGACGCCCTGGAGGCCCACGGCTCCGTGACCAAGGTGGCCAGGATGTTCGGGGTCAACAGGACCACCATCTTCCGCAAGCTGCACATGAACGACGAGCAACCAGGCTGA
- the hpsG gene encoding (2S)-3-sulfopropanediol dehydratase gives MLQPVCCEAYSSHEQRLQDRMEGKEDKFRATHPRVFTILESFDGLKPRIDVERARYFTESMRQTEGQALVLRWAKALKHIAENMTVYIDDHQLLAGRAGCQGRYGILYPELDGDFLGLAIEELPKRKESPSYITPEDARVVIEEIAPYWKGKTFHEALAKALPPDVHKLTYDDPEGLASRFVVNETASFRSSIQWVHDYDKVLKRGFGGLKAEALAKLQTLDPLSPVDNVEKRPFLEAMVIVCDAIVHWANRHAALAREVAAAESDPVRKQELLTMAEICERVPEHPARTFHEAVQSQWFTQMFSRIEQKTGTIISNGRMDQYFYPFYQKDMAEGLLTEEKAVELLECMWVGMAQFIDLYISPTGGAFNEGYAHWEAVTIGGQTPDGRDATNELTYLFLKSKREFPLHYPDLAARIHSRSPERYLWEVAETIKDGAGFPKLINDEEVIPLYVSKGATFEEAYDYAVSGCTEARMPNRDTYTSGGAYINFAAALEMALRNGRMKKYGDRTLGVETGDPRSFKTWDEFWNAYVRQHELFLKTAFYQQHVIINLRAQHFAQPMGSVLHDLCMKHCLDLHTPQIPEGLNFGYFEYIGYGTVVDSLSAIKKLVFEDRKLSMDELLEALDNDFEGREDVRHLLKSAPCYGNNDEFADSIAKDIDLLSLEYAKKYSPELGMNNDVRYVPFTSHVPFGKVVSATPNGRRSWTPLSDGSSASHGADVNGPTAVLLSNYTSKNYGYRERAARMLNIKFTPKCLAGDDGTRKLISFIRTFCDLKLWHVQFNVINRETLIAAQKDPEKYRNLIVRIAGYSAYFVDLSPDLQNDLIARTVHETC, from the coding sequence ATGTTGCAACCCGTCTGCTGCGAAGCCTACAGCTCGCACGAACAGCGCCTCCAGGACAGAATGGAAGGCAAGGAAGACAAGTTCCGCGCAACCCACCCCCGGGTGTTCACCATCCTAGAGAGCTTCGACGGCCTGAAGCCCCGTATCGACGTGGAGAGGGCCCGGTACTTCACCGAGTCCATGCGCCAGACCGAGGGCCAGGCCCTGGTGCTGCGCTGGGCCAAGGCTCTCAAGCACATCGCCGAGAACATGACCGTCTACATCGACGACCACCAGCTCCTGGCCGGGCGCGCCGGGTGCCAGGGCCGCTACGGCATCCTTTACCCCGAACTGGACGGCGACTTCCTGGGCCTGGCCATCGAGGAGCTGCCCAAGCGCAAGGAGTCCCCCTCCTACATCACCCCGGAGGACGCCAGGGTGGTCATCGAGGAGATCGCCCCCTACTGGAAGGGCAAGACCTTCCACGAGGCGCTGGCCAAGGCCCTGCCCCCGGACGTGCACAAGCTGACCTACGACGACCCCGAGGGTCTGGCCTCCCGCTTCGTGGTCAACGAGACGGCCTCCTTCCGCTCCTCTATCCAGTGGGTGCATGACTACGACAAGGTGCTCAAGCGCGGTTTCGGCGGCCTCAAGGCCGAGGCCCTGGCCAAGCTCCAGACGCTCGACCCCCTGAGCCCCGTGGACAATGTGGAGAAGCGCCCCTTCCTGGAGGCCATGGTCATCGTGTGCGACGCCATCGTGCACTGGGCCAACCGCCATGCGGCCCTGGCCCGCGAGGTCGCCGCCGCCGAGTCCGACCCCGTGCGCAAGCAGGAGCTGCTGACCATGGCCGAAATCTGCGAGCGCGTGCCCGAGCACCCGGCCCGCACCTTCCACGAGGCCGTGCAGTCCCAGTGGTTCACCCAGATGTTCTCGCGCATCGAGCAGAAGACCGGCACCATCATCTCCAACGGGCGCATGGACCAGTATTTCTACCCCTTCTACCAGAAGGACATGGCCGAGGGTTTGCTCACCGAGGAAAAGGCCGTGGAGCTCCTGGAGTGCATGTGGGTGGGCATGGCCCAGTTCATCGACCTCTACATCTCCCCCACGGGCGGCGCGTTCAACGAAGGCTACGCCCACTGGGAGGCCGTGACCATCGGAGGCCAGACCCCCGACGGGCGCGACGCCACCAACGAGCTGACCTACCTGTTCCTGAAGTCCAAGCGCGAGTTCCCGCTGCACTACCCGGACCTTGCGGCGCGCATCCACTCCCGCTCGCCCGAGCGCTACCTCTGGGAAGTGGCCGAGACAATCAAGGACGGCGCTGGCTTCCCCAAGCTGATCAACGACGAGGAGGTCATCCCCCTCTACGTGTCCAAGGGCGCGACATTCGAGGAGGCCTACGACTACGCCGTGTCCGGCTGCACCGAGGCGCGAATGCCCAACCGCGACACCTACACCTCGGGCGGAGCCTACATCAACTTCGCCGCAGCCCTGGAGATGGCCCTGCGCAACGGGCGCATGAAGAAGTACGGAGACAGGACCCTGGGCGTGGAGACCGGCGACCCGCGCTCCTTCAAGACCTGGGACGAGTTCTGGAACGCCTACGTCCGGCAGCATGAGCTGTTCCTGAAGACGGCCTTCTACCAGCAGCACGTGATCATCAACCTGCGCGCCCAGCACTTCGCCCAGCCCATGGGCTCCGTGCTGCACGACCTGTGCATGAAGCACTGCCTGGACCTGCACACCCCGCAGATCCCCGAGGGCCTGAACTTCGGCTACTTCGAATACATCGGCTACGGCACCGTGGTGGACTCCCTGTCCGCCATCAAGAAGCTGGTCTTCGAGGACCGTAAGCTGAGCATGGACGAGCTGCTCGAAGCCCTGGACAACGACTTCGAGGGCCGCGAGGATGTGCGCCACCTGCTCAAGAGCGCCCCCTGCTACGGCAACAACGACGAGTTCGCCGACTCCATCGCCAAGGACATCGACCTGCTCTCCCTGGAGTACGCCAAGAAGTACTCCCCGGAGCTGGGCATGAACAACGACGTGCGCTACGTGCCCTTCACCTCCCATGTGCCCTTCGGCAAGGTGGTCAGCGCCACGCCCAACGGGCGCCGCTCCTGGACGCCGCTCTCCGACGGCTCCTCGGCCTCCCACGGGGCGGACGTCAACGGCCCCACGGCGGTGCTGCTCTCCAACTACACCTCCAAGAACTACGGCTACCGCGAGCGCGCGGCCAGGATGCTCAACATCAAGTTCACGCCCAAGTGCCTGGCGGGCGACGACGGCACCCGCAAGCTGATCTCCTTCATCCGCACCTTCTGCGACCTGAAGCTCTGGCACGTGCAGTTCAACGTGATCAACCGCGAGACCCTGATCGCAGCCCAGAAGGACCCGGAAAAGTACCGCAACCTCATCGTGCGCATCGCCGGGTACAGCGCCTACTTCGTGGACCTGTCCCCGGACCTGCAGAACGACCTGATCGCGCGCACGGTGCACGAGACCTGCTAG
- a CDS encoding phenylacetate--CoA ligase family protein, protein MPILLPGRREHGAAPLLARALAEIGVRPVLAPQPCPPEEAVRLIAEEGVTYLAALPSQLRALLELSPAAPAWPPALDRALLSGEPVDDGLRHAAAKAGIEIFAHYGLTETCFGGGVECGAHQGYHLREADLPVEVIDPLSGGSLADGLEGEVMVSTLARRGRPLLRYRTGDMGRMLPGPCACGSPLRTLGPVAGRIVTDGGPSRCSLRKREQRTRHDRPAQDARPLAFGRQARRIGHHRHP, encoded by the coding sequence GTGCCCATCCTGCTGCCCGGCCGCCGGGAGCACGGGGCCGCGCCGCTGCTGGCCAGAGCCCTGGCGGAGATCGGCGTACGCCCGGTGCTCGCCCCGCAGCCCTGCCCACCGGAGGAGGCCGTCCGGCTCATCGCGGAGGAGGGCGTGACCTACCTGGCAGCCCTGCCTTCCCAGCTGCGGGCCCTGTTGGAGCTCTCCCCCGCGGCCCCGGCCTGGCCCCCTGCGCTGGACCGGGCCCTTCTCTCCGGCGAGCCCGTTGATGACGGCCTGCGCCACGCCGCCGCCAAGGCCGGGATCGAGATTTTCGCCCACTACGGGCTCACGGAGACCTGCTTCGGCGGCGGCGTTGAATGTGGGGCGCACCAGGGGTACCATCTGCGCGAGGCCGACCTGCCGGTGGAAGTGATCGACCCGCTTAGCGGCGGGTCCTTGGCCGACGGCCTCGAGGGCGAGGTTATGGTCAGCACCCTCGCCCGCAGGGGAAGGCCCCTGCTGCGTTACCGCACCGGGGACATGGGCCGCATGTTGCCCGGCCCCTGCGCCTGCGGCAGCCCGCTCAGGACGCTCGGCCCCGTGGCCGGGCGGATCGTAACCGACGGGGGGCCATCCAGGTGCTCACTCCGGAAAAGGGAACAGCGAACACGCCATGACAGACCTGCTCAAGACGCTCGGCCTCTGGCTTTCGGAAGGCAAGCCCGTCGCATCGGCCACCATCGTCACCCATGA
- the hpsH gene encoding (2S)-3-sulfopropanediol dehydratase activating enzyme has translation MTTQQDKDTSGTIFNIQKYSVHDGPGIRTIVFFKGCPLSCLWCSNPESQAFQAELAFNDGRCLGFSQCVRCLKACPSQAIARMDDKPVFNRETCKDCARPCVEACPASGVIAYGQRKSVDEVLRVVEQDAMFYTRSGGGLTLSGGEPLAQPEFALALLREARRRRLNTSMETCAQVPWEVLRQAAPLLDSVMFDIKSLDNELHKTFTGAPNTRILDNFQRLVAEFPDLPVHVRTPVIPGFNDMETDIRNIAEFVSGHANVSYEVLPYHRLGTQKYTFLNREAPMGDKTLPQERFAELEQVAREAFWTPSQKPEVEQPASAQNS, from the coding sequence ATGACAACCCAGCAGGACAAGGACACGAGCGGAACGATATTCAACATCCAGAAGTATTCCGTTCACGATGGTCCGGGCATCCGCACCATCGTGTTCTTCAAGGGCTGCCCCCTGTCCTGCCTGTGGTGCAGCAACCCGGAATCTCAGGCTTTCCAGGCGGAGCTGGCCTTCAACGACGGCCGCTGCCTGGGCTTTTCCCAGTGCGTGCGCTGCCTCAAGGCCTGCCCCAGCCAGGCCATCGCCCGGATGGATGACAAGCCGGTGTTCAACCGGGAAACCTGCAAGGACTGCGCGCGGCCCTGCGTGGAGGCTTGCCCGGCCTCGGGCGTGATCGCCTACGGCCAGCGCAAGAGCGTGGACGAGGTGCTGCGCGTGGTGGAGCAGGACGCCATGTTCTACACGCGCTCGGGCGGCGGGCTCACCCTTTCGGGCGGGGAGCCCCTGGCCCAGCCCGAGTTCGCCCTGGCCCTGCTGCGCGAAGCCCGCCGACGCCGCCTGAACACCTCCATGGAGACCTGCGCCCAGGTTCCCTGGGAGGTGCTGCGCCAGGCGGCCCCGCTGCTCGATTCGGTGATGTTCGACATCAAGAGCCTGGACAACGAGCTGCACAAGACCTTCACCGGGGCGCCCAACACACGCATCCTGGACAACTTCCAGCGCCTTGTGGCGGAGTTCCCGGACCTGCCCGTGCACGTGCGCACCCCCGTGATCCCCGGTTTCAACGACATGGAAACGGACATCCGCAACATCGCTGAGTTCGTGTCGGGCCACGCCAACGTCAGCTACGAGGTCCTGCCCTACCACCGGCTGGGCACGCAGAAATACACCTTCCTGAACAGGGAAGCCCCCATGGGCGACAAGACCCTGCCGCAGGAACGGTTCGCCGAGCTTGAACAGGTGGCGCGGGAGGCGTTTTGGACGCCAAGCCAGAAGCCAGAAGTCGAGCAGCCCGCCAGCGCCCAGAACAGCTGA